The following proteins are encoded in a genomic region of Dyadobacter sp. UC 10:
- a CDS encoding site-specific integrase, with product MATTKYYLKKPKPNGNCLISLYFRYGTEQVVVSTNQFIKPKSWDAKNQKAKASHEAYLELNANLDRWRNEVQKIYQQRLYQKLSITPADLKPLFEREIRTDKYEAAPEKGKPGLIEFVNKYIKSVEGFKNANTIKTYRSHLKMLTAYQTDTKKKTIAFNDITLDFYHDFKRFMVEIKKYNENTQNKHTGLLKFFLNEATERKENDNIEFKSRRFSTPRKEVDSIYLNEDEIKLLMKLDLSAEPRLEKVRDLFIVGCFTGLRFSDLTAIQAENISPDFKYLKTKTIKTDEFLEIPIHPIVRKVMEKYKGKTPNHLPPVISNQKMNEYLKEIGEKANLSDDVALFEKKGKVRTQKKVSKFSLITSHTARRSFATNEYLAGTPSYAIMAITGHRTEKAFLTYIKVTKKQYARQLSEIWKERFKDE from the coding sequence ATGGCTACTACAAAATACTATCTCAAAAAGCCAAAACCAAATGGCAATTGCCTGATATCCTTGTATTTCCGCTATGGAACGGAGCAGGTTGTGGTTTCTACAAATCAGTTCATAAAGCCCAAGTCCTGGGACGCAAAAAACCAGAAGGCAAAAGCCAGCCACGAGGCTTATTTGGAGCTCAACGCCAACCTGGATCGGTGGCGAAATGAGGTTCAGAAGATATATCAGCAGCGACTTTACCAGAAACTGTCGATCACTCCCGCCGATCTGAAACCGCTATTTGAGCGCGAGATAAGGACTGATAAATATGAAGCGGCTCCTGAGAAAGGTAAGCCCGGCCTGATCGAGTTCGTCAACAAATACATCAAGTCCGTCGAGGGATTCAAGAATGCCAACACGATCAAGACCTACCGCTCGCATTTGAAGATGTTGACAGCGTATCAGACCGATACGAAGAAGAAAACCATTGCCTTCAACGACATCACACTGGATTTCTACCACGATTTTAAACGGTTTATGGTCGAGATCAAGAAATACAATGAAAACACACAGAATAAGCACACCGGCCTTTTAAAATTCTTCTTGAACGAGGCGACAGAGCGAAAGGAGAATGACAACATAGAGTTTAAGAGTCGGCGGTTCTCGACGCCCCGTAAAGAAGTAGATTCGATCTATCTAAATGAAGACGAAATCAAGCTCCTGATGAAGCTGGACCTATCAGCTGAACCCAGGCTGGAAAAAGTACGGGATCTCTTCATTGTTGGCTGTTTCACCGGCCTACGCTTCTCTGATCTCACGGCCATACAAGCCGAAAACATATCGCCGGACTTCAAATACCTGAAAACTAAGACGATCAAGACAGATGAATTTCTGGAAATTCCGATCCACCCGATCGTCAGGAAAGTAATGGAGAAGTATAAGGGTAAGACGCCGAACCACTTACCGCCCGTGATATCAAATCAGAAGATGAATGAATATCTCAAAGAGATCGGCGAGAAGGCCAATTTAAGCGATGATGTGGCTTTATTCGAAAAGAAAGGAAAAGTCCGGACGCAGAAAAAGGTAAGTAAGTTTTCGTTAATTACGTCTCACACAGCCAGGCGATCATTTGCAACCAATGAGTATCTTGCCGGCACACCCTCCTACGCCATCATGGCAATCACCGGTCACCGGACCGAAAAGGCATTTTTGACATACATCAAGGTAACCAAAAAACAGTACGCGCGACAGCTTTCAGAAATCTGGAAGGAGCGTTTTAAAGATGAGTGA
- a CDS encoding cysteine desulfurase family protein, with protein MNENCLYLDYASTTPTDPRVLDAMLPYFGQKFGNPASRTHDFGVESKNAVQRARAQLADLIGAKKDEEIIFTSGATEAINLAVKGVYENYRHKGNHIITTIVEHKAVLDTCLYLETQGARVTLLGVNQSGLINLEELESAITPETVLISVQYVNNETGVIQPISEISAIARQRDILFMTDATQAVGRIPLNVHKENIDLLTFSAHKIYGPNGIGALYVKSTYPRIKITTQIHGGGHEFGLRSGTLNTPGIVGFGEAAALCKESYHSELAHLFALRNSIEAKLLSLPDCHINGINAPRAPHIVNFHFDGIDAEALIIHLRDNIAISNGSACTSHKVEPSHVIMAMHHSEDTAYCSLRLSIGRFTPHAADDTVAKAFELALTEIANFR; from the coding sequence ATGAATGAAAATTGCCTGTATCTTGACTATGCGTCCACGACCCCAACAGATCCCAGGGTGCTAGATGCAATGCTGCCCTATTTCGGTCAAAAATTTGGAAATCCTGCAAGTAGAACACATGACTTCGGAGTTGAGAGCAAAAATGCAGTACAACGAGCAAGAGCTCAATTAGCCGATCTAATTGGGGCTAAAAAGGATGAAGAGATCATATTTACATCAGGTGCCACGGAGGCAATAAATTTGGCAGTAAAGGGGGTATATGAAAATTACCGGCACAAGGGTAATCATATCATCACTACCATAGTTGAACACAAAGCAGTTCTAGACACTTGTTTGTATTTGGAAACGCAAGGTGCCAGAGTAACCTTGCTAGGGGTTAATCAGAGTGGCCTAATAAATTTGGAGGAACTAGAATCCGCAATCACGCCAGAAACAGTCCTGATCTCGGTACAATATGTCAATAACGAGACGGGTGTGATACAGCCGATCTCGGAAATCTCAGCTATAGCCAGGCAGCGAGATATTTTGTTCATGACTGACGCAACTCAAGCCGTGGGTAGAATCCCGTTAAATGTCCACAAAGAAAACATTGATCTGCTTACCTTTTCCGCCCACAAAATATATGGCCCTAACGGTATCGGAGCGCTTTATGTAAAGAGCACCTACCCACGCATTAAGATTACGACTCAAATACATGGTGGGGGACATGAATTTGGCCTAAGATCAGGAACTTTAAACACTCCTGGAATTGTCGGCTTCGGTGAGGCTGCTGCCCTGTGCAAAGAAAGCTATCACTCGGAATTGGCGCATTTATTTGCACTTCGAAACTCTATCGAAGCTAAGTTATTATCCCTCCCAGACTGCCATATAAACGGAATAAATGCTCCTCGGGCCCCTCACATCGTTAATTTTCATTTCGATGGTATCGACGCTGAAGCCTTAATAATTCATCTTAGGGACAATATTGCCATCTCAAATGGTTCTGCATGCACCTCGCATAAAGTAGAACCTTCGCATGTTATCATGGCGATGCACCACAGCGAAGACACGGCATATTGTTCTCTTCGGCTAAGTATCGGGCGCTTCACCCCACATGCAGCAGACGATACCGTTGCAAAGGCATTTGAGTTGGCCTTGACAGAAATCGCGAACTTTCGCTAA
- a CDS encoding DndE family protein gives MFNSITTSEANRERIASLTNKLALGPENIIARLAFAYSLSRAVRLDLKDIKDSKGKIYSAKVLFGNYVEIYLAMICHFYDIEDNDKDIPKYVKLHIDHGLQEMEPYANSDGIDFLARCIEEGLLELVF, from the coding sequence ATGTTTAATTCCATAACAACATCAGAAGCCAATAGGGAAAGGATTGCTAGCCTAACAAACAAATTAGCGTTAGGGCCAGAAAATATTATTGCTCGCCTAGCATTCGCTTATTCGCTTTCCCGAGCTGTCAGATTGGATTTGAAAGATATTAAGGATTCGAAAGGAAAGATATACTCGGCGAAGGTACTCTTTGGCAATTATGTCGAAATTTATCTGGCGATGATTTGCCATTTTTATGACATAGAGGACAATGATAAGGATATTCCGAAATATGTAAAACTCCATATTGATCATGGATTGCAAGAAATGGAGCCTTATGCAAATAGTGACGGTATAGATTTTCTAGCACGCTGCATCGAAGAAGGACTTCTCGAGTTAGTTTTTTAG
- the dndD gene encoding DNA sulfur modification protein DndD, giving the protein MRIIKMLIKKIKLYNFRIYKGVNEVCFDADDEKNIHIISGYNGYGKTTFLTSLVWCLYGGQMQDVEDSFRRRIREVGGYSKFLEGCLNRAAASELDDTYSVSILFSSLRISGLIANEVEVKRSFTVGDKSDQLEIYIDGQKNELVQDIGNDIFVQDFILPKEIAKFFFFDAEKITSLADNQSADERRQLGKAYAEVLGIKKYVDLRNNLAELRLKYKKESASSIDTERYIQLEKLVSVIEQDLDLCEKSRSEKKLRLTEIEDQIVVLQTRLWRLGTSLDYDDMIKLKSKKEDLQKVSEVLKETFKMLLEFAPFAMAGRLFFETLKSSGSKLEGSELHELTSATLNDLRNDFAKFIESLPQTIEKSIVNPEFVAFLDRLDTLRAVDLVRNGRRNLSESAYSEMAAIGRQLRFTYRDEFKRLNTELKRNRYELNEVSKKLSQAESKENDSSVKHLQLKLGSVQNLKKLLQHEIDEETVKIVNLTNDLNVQRKVLSEFQRKISVKDDLRDKDDTAVRLIRRLDKFIVSIQNEKQHLLEKTIADCLNRLMHKQRFVKLVSIRIEGEIIDIDLLSERGDKINKEELSMGEKQLYATAIFQALVKESKIEFPVFIDSPMQKLDMSHAQNILREFYPRVSKQVVILPLLNKEFSKSEFEIIEDNVKSCHLIIHDRSEESSTIRRTSNENLFSIMSPSKMIKSDV; this is encoded by the coding sequence TTGAGAATTATTAAGATGCTGATTAAAAAGATAAAGCTCTACAACTTCCGGATTTATAAGGGTGTTAATGAAGTGTGTTTCGATGCGGATGATGAGAAGAATATCCATATTATTAGCGGCTATAATGGATACGGCAAAACCACTTTTCTGACATCTTTGGTTTGGTGCCTCTATGGTGGACAGATGCAGGATGTTGAAGATAGTTTCAGGCGGCGAATTAGAGAAGTGGGAGGGTACTCAAAGTTTTTAGAAGGGTGCTTGAATCGTGCCGCCGCGTCGGAACTAGACGATACATATTCTGTTTCAATTCTATTTTCTAGCTTGCGGATATCGGGTTTAATTGCTAATGAGGTAGAAGTTAAGAGATCTTTTACAGTTGGTGATAAATCAGATCAATTGGAAATATACATTGACGGGCAAAAAAATGAGCTAGTGCAGGATATTGGCAATGACATTTTTGTCCAAGACTTTATCTTACCCAAGGAAATAGCAAAATTTTTCTTTTTCGATGCGGAAAAGATTACTTCTTTAGCTGACAATCAGTCTGCTGATGAGAGACGCCAGCTCGGTAAGGCATATGCTGAGGTATTGGGGATAAAGAAGTACGTAGATTTGCGAAACAACTTGGCAGAGTTGCGGCTGAAATATAAAAAGGAATCGGCGTCTTCTATAGATACTGAAAGATACATTCAATTAGAGAAGTTAGTATCGGTTATTGAGCAGGATTTAGATTTGTGCGAGAAAAGTAGAAGTGAGAAGAAATTGAGACTGACGGAAATTGAAGATCAAATTGTGGTTTTGCAAACAAGGCTGTGGCGACTTGGAACAAGCTTGGATTATGATGATATGATCAAGCTAAAAAGCAAAAAGGAAGATCTGCAGAAGGTATCGGAGGTGCTCAAAGAGACTTTTAAAATGCTACTCGAATTTGCCCCTTTCGCAATGGCAGGGCGGCTTTTCTTTGAGACCTTGAAGAGTTCAGGGAGTAAGTTAGAAGGCAGTGAGCTGCACGAGCTTACTTCTGCAACTTTAAATGATCTACGAAATGATTTTGCAAAATTTATTGAAAGTCTACCTCAAACCATTGAAAAATCAATCGTCAACCCAGAATTTGTAGCCTTCTTAGATAGGCTAGATACTCTTCGTGCTGTAGATCTCGTGAGAAACGGGCGACGTAACCTTAGCGAAAGCGCTTACAGCGAAATGGCGGCCATTGGAAGACAACTGAGATTTACCTATCGAGACGAGTTTAAAAGGCTAAATACGGAGCTCAAGAGGAATCGGTACGAATTAAACGAGGTGAGTAAGAAGCTTTCTCAGGCGGAGTCGAAGGAGAATGACAGTTCAGTTAAGCATCTTCAGCTGAAACTCGGCAGCGTGCAGAATTTGAAAAAGTTACTGCAACATGAAATCGATGAAGAGACAGTTAAGATTGTTAACTTAACTAATGACCTGAATGTGCAAAGAAAAGTTTTGTCGGAGTTTCAGAGGAAAATTTCGGTCAAGGATGACCTGAGGGATAAAGATGATACTGCCGTTAGATTAATTCGTAGATTGGATAAATTCATAGTTAGTATCCAAAACGAGAAACAACATTTGCTTGAAAAGACTATTGCTGACTGTCTAAATAGACTTATGCACAAGCAACGGTTTGTCAAGCTCGTTTCAATAAGAATTGAAGGTGAAATTATTGATATCGATTTGTTGAGTGAAAGGGGAGATAAGATTAATAAAGAAGAATTATCAATGGGCGAGAAACAACTTTATGCTACTGCTATTTTTCAAGCTTTGGTTAAAGAATCTAAGATTGAATTTCCTGTATTTATAGATAGCCCAATGCAGAAATTAGATATGTCACATGCGCAAAATATTTTGCGAGAATTTTACCCTCGTGTATCAAAGCAGGTAGTGATTTTGCCATTGTTAAATAAGGAATTTTCCAAATCTGAATTTGAAATAATAGAAGATAATGTGAAGAGCTGTCACCTCATTATTCATGACAGAAGTGAAGAATCTTCTACTATCCGAAGAACTTCGAACGAGAATCTATTTTCCATTATGTCTCCAAGTAAAATGATTAAGTCAGATGTTTAA
- the dndC gene encoding DNA phosphorothioation system sulfurtransferase DndC, protein MAFNKQYLIKEIQEQFLEDDGRRPWIVAFSGGKDSTTLLMLVWEAISGLNEIERKVRPIYVICNNTLVENPQVLKFVNAQLRIIQQRATEQGFPIVVEHTTPRLDDSFWVNLIGRGYPAPNNIFRWCTERLKISPTTQYIKEKVAQYGEAIILIGTRTDESSSRSASIRKHSIKGERLSKHPLPNAMAYAPIKDMTTKEVWSFLEFTKNPWTGDKNNELRTLYLNGSGGDCPIVMDVQTPSCGNSRFGCWVCTVVKRDRSMEALIDNGEDWMVTLMQVRDFLYETIDRSNEGYDADKYRMPIRRNKAEGVGPYWPKYRYEILVMVLKAQKAATIQDPTNQLISLQELSAIQIVWNRDHIYEYSVGDAYRAVFGDTVEFEDRSLEVDNERKLLRDICNDNPNDELLIQRLLSAQKNKGLLLRKHGLQNDIENILQEHVRPTFTKFENY, encoded by the coding sequence ATGGCATTTAATAAACAATACCTAATTAAGGAAATTCAAGAGCAGTTCTTGGAAGATGATGGACGGCGACCATGGATTGTTGCTTTTAGTGGTGGTAAAGATTCGACTACGTTGTTAATGTTGGTTTGGGAGGCAATATCTGGCCTCAATGAGATTGAAAGAAAGGTCCGCCCAATATATGTGATTTGCAATAACACTTTAGTTGAGAATCCCCAGGTCCTCAAATTTGTTAACGCGCAACTTAGAATCATTCAGCAAAGGGCAACGGAGCAAGGTTTCCCAATTGTTGTTGAGCACACTACTCCCCGTTTGGATGATAGCTTTTGGGTGAATCTGATTGGCCGCGGATACCCTGCTCCAAACAATATTTTTCGGTGGTGTACGGAAAGGTTAAAAATCTCGCCCACCACTCAATATATCAAGGAGAAAGTTGCGCAGTATGGAGAAGCAATCATTTTGATTGGAACCCGCACCGATGAAAGCTCATCTCGGTCAGCCTCGATACGGAAACACTCCATTAAGGGTGAGAGGTTAAGTAAACATCCATTGCCGAACGCTATGGCTTATGCTCCGATCAAAGATATGACAACCAAGGAGGTGTGGTCATTTTTGGAGTTTACCAAGAATCCATGGACAGGAGATAAAAATAACGAACTCAGAACCCTCTATCTAAATGGTAGTGGCGGCGACTGTCCTATTGTAATGGACGTTCAAACCCCTTCATGCGGAAATTCGCGGTTCGGTTGTTGGGTTTGTACAGTGGTTAAACGGGATAGATCGATGGAGGCGCTGATAGATAATGGAGAGGACTGGATGGTTACTTTGATGCAGGTAAGAGATTTTCTTTACGAAACAATAGATCGTTCAAACGAAGGGTATGATGCAGATAAGTATAGAATGCCCATCAGGAGAAATAAGGCAGAAGGAGTGGGTCCTTATTGGCCAAAATATCGTTACGAGATCCTGGTTATGGTTCTGAAAGCCCAGAAGGCGGCGACGATTCAAGACCCAACTAACCAGCTCATCTCTCTTCAGGAGCTGTCGGCTATCCAAATCGTTTGGAACCGCGATCACATTTATGAGTATAGTGTTGGTGATGCATACAGGGCTGTGTTTGGAGATACCGTGGAATTTGAAGACCGATCTCTTGAAGTAGATAATGAGAGGAAGTTACTGAGGGACATTTGTAACGATAATCCCAATGATGAGTTATTGATACAAAGGTTGCTTAGTGCGCAAAAAAATAAGGGTTTGCTACTTAGAAAGCATGGTCTTCAAAACGATATTGAGAACATTTTGCAAGAGCACGTAAGGCCGACTTTTACAAAATTTGAGAATTATTAA
- a CDS encoding DGQHR domain-containing protein produces the protein MNKTNSFPIIRYKQQNQEYISLIIPFQILYKISKVLIYGIDDDGYQRKPNKVHLNRIKNDALKSNNFRLPTSIILGVDEDVVEEMLKNSADPSRLIDIDVTKQVFRIVDGQHRIYGLWEASKEKSELLDFPLNVIIIISQEKKRSVELEVFTDINSKSKRINTDLAELAKHDYQIKEEVIENNEVSRHIAIKTAFFLKSEGEENIWRNAIKFDIHSEISLGIIGVTIFSESIKSIIDKYILDVPYSNNGKDLEGQPLIEYCNNSAKVIGAFLSKVWNDVVKIKWGKAFREDIVKNDEGEIVKIFYSKDFYIQKGLGAKAINFIIGESVKEHGLNEKAEESIQKIIFDSKVKIDDWRNGGPFSGYNSESGFRKIREVIKNMQPVP, from the coding sequence ATGAACAAAACTAATTCATTTCCGATTATTCGCTATAAGCAGCAAAATCAAGAATACATTAGCTTAATAATTCCGTTTCAAATTTTGTACAAAATTAGCAAAGTCCTGATTTATGGAATCGACGATGACGGATATCAAAGAAAGCCAAATAAAGTCCATTTAAATAGAATTAAAAACGATGCGCTAAAAAGTAATAATTTTCGACTTCCAACTTCTATTATTTTGGGGGTGGATGAAGATGTAGTTGAGGAGATGCTTAAAAATAGTGCCGATCCTAGTAGACTTATAGATATTGATGTAACGAAACAAGTTTTTAGAATAGTTGATGGTCAACATAGGATATATGGTTTATGGGAGGCTTCCAAGGAAAAGTCTGAATTGCTTGACTTCCCATTAAACGTGATAATAATTATATCTCAGGAAAAAAAGAGATCGGTCGAGTTAGAAGTTTTTACAGATATTAATTCTAAAAGTAAAAGAATAAATACAGATTTAGCGGAGTTGGCGAAGCATGATTACCAAATTAAGGAAGAAGTAATTGAGAATAATGAAGTGTCACGCCATATTGCAATAAAAACTGCCTTTTTTCTAAAAAGTGAGGGCGAGGAAAATATTTGGAGGAATGCAATAAAATTTGATATCCACTCGGAAATTTCATTGGGAATTATTGGTGTTACCATTTTTAGCGAATCAATTAAGTCGATTATCGATAAATATATTCTAGATGTTCCGTATTCCAATAATGGGAAAGATTTGGAAGGTCAGCCTTTAATTGAATATTGTAATAATTCCGCGAAAGTTATCGGCGCCTTTTTGTCAAAAGTTTGGAATGATGTTGTCAAAATAAAATGGGGTAAGGCATTTAGAGAGGATATAGTTAAAAATGATGAAGGCGAAATAGTAAAGATATTTTACAGTAAAGATTTCTATATTCAAAAGGGCCTCGGTGCCAAAGCCATCAATTTCATAATTGGGGAGAGCGTTAAGGAACATGGCTTAAATGAAAAAGCCGAAGAAAGTATTCAAAAAATAATATTTGATAGTAAAGTAAAAATTGATGACTGGCGTAATGGTGGTCCATTTTCTGGTTATAATTCTGAGTCAGGGTTTAGAAAGATTCGTGAAGTTATTAAAAATATGCAGCCGGTACCATAA
- a CDS encoding nucleotidyltransferase family protein, whose amino-acid sequence MPDFISENIEKYKEITEVYKATVTDTLEAPLTKLKSVFAQLLNEKAQDYSLQKVNSVYKSKYYSIKGRIKEETSFYEKLIRKNIGLSIVAGHNLINEDVNTKKAGIISDIQKLDDIIGVRIVTELKKDCIQVYKLLENSKDFFIRNEISFQDLEDQPQRMKNGLDIYRIKGIFQGLYGFELQIKSKIDEAWGDLDHTLFYKDYSVTPIKDTVQVTMNNVGELLDRIEHLLYDLRESGANYVENSEHIKFQEKIENELSVLLKEKFDAPYQLKEISHFLKHFHELISPEVLITLDYDHLRWPVQTPLVDSYLKIRDSNFHLIVIETIYINWWNSRDGVDKIIEDNYDNQIQQYLFDFSRYYAEILSEDSDDFFEGIKNLMNHSSSSEILLSAARHKEFQEISARIMSMAAEDEDIDNNHREIIKMIQILIFNGDVTPFLDQALDANVGDGLIKIKDIVKNKKNNLDKKIFLLATELLESLRNI is encoded by the coding sequence ATGCCCGACTTTATTAGTGAAAACATTGAGAAGTACAAGGAAATAACAGAGGTGTACAAAGCGACAGTGACCGATACACTGGAAGCTCCGTTAACCAAACTTAAATCTGTTTTTGCCCAGCTACTCAATGAGAAGGCGCAGGACTATTCATTACAGAAGGTAAACTCGGTTTACAAGTCTAAATATTATTCGATAAAAGGTCGGATAAAGGAAGAAACGAGCTTTTATGAAAAACTTATTAGAAAGAATATTGGGTTAAGTATCGTTGCAGGCCATAACCTGATCAATGAAGATGTTAACACTAAAAAGGCTGGAATAATCTCAGATATCCAAAAACTTGATGACATAATCGGTGTTAGGATAGTTACTGAGTTAAAAAAGGACTGTATTCAAGTATATAAGCTTTTAGAAAACAGCAAGGACTTTTTTATAAGAAACGAAATTTCCTTTCAAGATCTGGAGGATCAACCACAACGAATGAAAAATGGCCTTGATATTTATCGGATTAAAGGCATTTTCCAAGGGTTATACGGATTCGAGTTGCAAATCAAGAGTAAAATAGATGAGGCTTGGGGTGATTTAGATCATACACTGTTTTATAAAGATTACAGTGTAACGCCGATTAAGGATACGGTTCAGGTCACAATGAACAACGTAGGTGAACTTCTAGATAGAATAGAGCACCTATTATATGATCTTCGTGAATCCGGTGCGAACTATGTGGAAAATTCCGAACACATAAAATTTCAGGAAAAAATTGAAAATGAGTTATCAGTTTTATTGAAGGAGAAATTTGATGCCCCATACCAATTAAAGGAGATTTCTCACTTCCTGAAACACTTTCATGAACTGATATCGCCTGAAGTTTTAATAACTCTGGATTACGATCATTTACGGTGGCCGGTTCAGACACCTCTTGTGGATTCATATCTGAAGATACGAGATTCGAACTTTCATTTGATAGTTATAGAGACAATTTACATAAATTGGTGGAATAGCAGAGATGGTGTCGATAAGATTATTGAAGACAATTACGACAATCAAATTCAGCAGTATCTCTTCGATTTTTCAAGATATTATGCAGAAATTTTAAGCGAAGATTCTGATGATTTTTTCGAAGGGATAAAAAATTTGATGAATCATAGTAGTTCTTCAGAAATTCTTTTATCAGCTGCAAGGCATAAGGAATTTCAAGAAATATCAGCAAGAATAATGTCGATGGCTGCGGAAGACGAGGATATTGATAATAATCATCGTGAGATAATTAAGATGATTCAAATACTTATATTTAACGGAGATGTTACTCCCTTTTTGGACCAGGCGCTTGATGCTAATGTTGGTGATGGATTAATAAAAATTAAAGACATTGTAAAAAACAAAAAGAATAACCTCGATAAAAAAATATTTTTATTAGCTACTGAATTGCTAGAATCCCTAAGAAATATATGA
- a CDS encoding relaxase/mobilization nuclease domain-containing protein, with amino-acid sequence MIAKTTIGADFLGAICYGAGLRVNGKEIEGKSELLLTHNLVSGDPKGMALEMQREAEFSRCKKPVWHTSLSWKPGENPSKEQMIEAANRYCEKMGANPEDHQIVVFQHHDRPYRHIHVYFNRAPVGGGKALETSHNYARNVRVCKGISQELGFATLNKREIGNLRHVADHRREAQRVINLAVKDALKHKCVTPFDVERLLEEKGIQCKFTVYDGELKYSSYIFQGVPLSGQDVGFTAKQLQKQLDRNALVLMAPNASNHSKAMKIRNSRGHGLE; translated from the coding sequence ATGATAGCGAAAACGACGATAGGGGCGGACTTCCTGGGAGCGATCTGCTACGGCGCTGGCTTGCGTGTAAATGGTAAAGAGATAGAAGGAAAGTCGGAGCTGCTTTTGACTCATAACCTGGTTTCGGGTGATCCGAAGGGAATGGCGCTGGAGATGCAGCGGGAGGCGGAGTTTAGTCGATGCAAGAAACCGGTTTGGCATACTTCGCTTAGCTGGAAGCCGGGGGAGAATCCGAGTAAGGAGCAAATGATTGAGGCGGCTAATCGGTATTGTGAGAAGATGGGTGCAAATCCGGAGGATCATCAGATAGTGGTGTTTCAGCATCACGACCGGCCGTATAGGCATATTCATGTGTATTTTAACCGTGCGCCTGTTGGAGGGGGGAAGGCTCTTGAGACGTCACACAATTATGCTCGGAATGTTCGGGTATGCAAGGGGATTTCTCAGGAGCTCGGTTTTGCGACGTTAAATAAGCGCGAAATAGGGAATTTGAGACATGTTGCAGATCACAGACGAGAAGCTCAGAGAGTTATAAATCTAGCTGTTAAAGATGCCTTGAAGCATAAATGTGTCACCCCATTTGATGTTGAGCGATTGTTGGAGGAAAAAGGCATCCAGTGTAAATTCACGGTGTACGATGGAGAATTAAAATATTCCAGTTACATCTTTCAGGGAGTGCCACTAAGCGGCCAAGACGTCGGATTCACGGCGAAACAGCTGCAGAAACAGTTAGATCGAAACGCGTTGGTGCTGATGGCACCAAATGCGTCGAATCATTCTAAGGCCATGAAGATTCGAAACTCGAGAGGTCACGGATTGGAGTAA
- a CDS encoding plasmid mobilization protein: MKEHFDNAADRPRQPKKTNKDRTIPLRVTQQQYSTIKSKAMLAGYSVSEYLRRLGIGHPVEARFDKDEKRNLVGIGRNLNQLAAKANNGFFYHKPIMEVLEQLKRILVK, encoded by the coding sequence ATGAAAGAGCATTTCGACAATGCGGCTGATCGGCCGCGTCAACCCAAAAAGACAAATAAAGACCGAACAATCCCTCTGCGCGTAACGCAGCAACAATACTCGACGATCAAATCGAAAGCAATGCTTGCGGGGTATTCTGTGTCCGAATATTTACGAAGGCTGGGCATCGGCCATCCCGTCGAAGCCAGGTTCGACAAAGACGAGAAACGGAACTTAGTGGGTATCGGCAGAAACCTAAACCAGCTGGCCGCAAAAGCCAACAATGGTTTCTTCTATCATAAGCCGATTATGGAAGTGTTGGAGCAGCTTAAACGGATCTTGGTGAAATGA
- a CDS encoding P-loop NTPase family protein: MKQLNFILQAKGGVGKSLLSYLLAVAEQNSEKSLFVDLDSSTGTSTRQLKFLGDLRTEAVSLLNEKQVLVRDSLISYLESLAETPFDRIYFDFGAPESEQLPALIERDIPFKDFVDELGCKANFHIVIGGGGMYKSSVDYLHKLLRALQNEFEVTVWQSITTFNNFAQLGEELERNCKALGLRFRKFADFDPGSNLGSHILDGIRKGYSIGEYQTGAKLRLKKELNDHFKDELNNQ, translated from the coding sequence ATGAAACAGCTAAATTTTATCCTTCAAGCGAAGGGAGGAGTGGGTAAAAGCCTGCTATCATATCTGCTCGCGGTTGCTGAGCAAAATTCTGAAAAGTCTCTGTTCGTCGATCTGGACAGCTCGACCGGTACCTCGACTCGCCAGCTTAAATTTTTGGGCGATTTGCGGACGGAGGCAGTTTCGCTTCTCAATGAGAAACAAGTACTGGTAAGGGACAGCCTTATCTCGTATCTCGAAAGTCTCGCCGAGACGCCTTTTGACCGTATCTATTTTGATTTCGGTGCGCCCGAATCGGAGCAGCTTCCTGCATTGATTGAACGGGATATCCCATTTAAGGATTTCGTCGACGAACTGGGTTGCAAGGCAAACTTTCACATTGTTATTGGCGGTGGCGGTATGTATAAATCGAGCGTCGATTATTTGCACAAGCTTCTCAGGGCTTTGCAAAATGAGTTTGAAGTGACCGTCTGGCAAAGCATTACGACGTTCAACAATTTTGCGCAGCTCGGCGAAGAGTTGGAAAGGAATTGCAAAGCATTGGGACTACGATTCCGGAAGTTCGCCGATTTTGATCCCGGTTCCAATTTGGGCAGCCATATACTCGACGGCATAAGGAAAGGTTATAGCATCGGCGAGTATCAGACCGGTGCAAAGCTGAGATTGAAGAAAGAACTTAACGACCATTTCAAAGATGAACTCAACAATCAGTAA